In the genome of Acidobacteriota bacterium, one region contains:
- the def gene encoding peptide deformylase, with protein MIYPIVKYGQKVLEDGTQPVTEFNAALEKLVADMFETMYAANGVGLAAPQIGLTQRLCVIDITCGQDPNAKLVLANPEIVSTEGNQTEEEGCLSLPDFRAKTPRPLKATVRAQNLKGEEFTMAGEGLLARAFCHETDHLNGKLFIHRLTRLKRESIKRKVRKLAKAGEW; from the coding sequence TGTGAAGTACGGACAAAAGGTCCTGGAAGACGGCACCCAGCCGGTGACGGAGTTCAACGCCGCTCTTGAAAAGCTGGTTGCCGACATGTTTGAAACCATGTACGCCGCCAATGGCGTGGGTCTCGCTGCTCCGCAGATCGGCCTGACCCAACGGCTCTGCGTGATTGACATCACCTGCGGCCAGGACCCGAACGCCAAGCTGGTGCTGGCCAACCCGGAGATTGTATCAACCGAAGGAAACCAGACGGAAGAAGAAGGCTGCCTGAGCCTCCCGGACTTCCGCGCCAAAACTCCAAGGCCCTTGAAGGCCACGGTCCGCGCTCAGAACCTGAAAGGCGAAGAATTCACTATGGCGGGCGAGGGCCTGTTGGCTCGCGCCTTCTGCCATGAGACCGACCACCTGAACGGCAAGCTTTTCATTCACCGTCTGACGCGCTTGAAGCGCGAATCCATCAAGCGTAAGGTCCGCAAATTGGCCAAGGCGGGCGAGTGGTAG
- a CDS encoding methionyl-tRNA formyltransferase, with translation MNLIFCGTPQFAVPSLEKLVAENFSIQLVMTNPDEPRGRGHKVQPSPVKETALKHALPLYQPAKVKTGEAREYLSHYRVDVIVIVAYGHIVPQWMIDLPPLGCINLHASILPKYRGAAPIAWAIIRGEKETGVTTMKIDAGMDTGDVLLERREPIRADDTTETLSERLSIIGADLMVETLHRLEQGEITPRPQDHHQATFAPRLQKDDGLIDWSLPALDLERRVRGLIPWPGAYTLFRGKRLHVWRAEVAQAPGAAAVAPGTISAEVGRLSAACGDGKQLVLHDVQLEGRKRLSARDFINGARALTGEILGF, from the coding sequence ATGAACCTGATCTTTTGCGGCACTCCCCAATTCGCTGTTCCCAGCCTTGAAAAACTGGTCGCAGAAAATTTTTCCATTCAACTGGTGATGACGAACCCCGATGAGCCGCGCGGCCGCGGCCACAAGGTGCAACCTTCGCCGGTTAAGGAAACGGCCTTAAAGCACGCCCTTCCTCTCTATCAGCCCGCCAAAGTGAAGACCGGCGAGGCCCGGGAATACCTGTCGCATTACCGTGTCGATGTCATCGTGATTGTTGCCTACGGGCACATCGTTCCGCAGTGGATGATTGACCTGCCGCCGCTTGGCTGCATAAACTTGCACGCTTCCATCCTGCCCAAATACCGTGGCGCGGCGCCCATCGCCTGGGCGATCATTCGCGGAGAAAAGGAAACCGGCGTCACCACCATGAAGATTGACGCGGGTATGGATACCGGAGACGTGCTGCTCGAACGCCGCGAGCCAATCCGCGCCGACGACACGACGGAAACCCTGAGTGAACGGCTCAGCATTATAGGCGCAGACCTGATGGTTGAAACGCTGCACAGGCTCGAACAGGGTGAAATTACGCCCCGCCCGCAGGACCACCATCAGGCCACGTTTGCCCCGCGGCTTCAGAAAGACGATGGCCTGATCGACTGGTCGCTGCCCGCATTAGATCTTGAAAGGCGTGTTCGGGGTCTGATTCCCTGGCCGGGCGCCTATACATTATTTCGCGGGAAGCGTCTGCACGTCTGGCGGGCGGAAGTTGCTCAGGCGCCTGGCGCCGCCGCCGTTGCTCCTGGGACAATCTCGGCCGAGGTGGGACGGCTTTCAGCGGCCTGCGGCGACGGCAAGCAACTGGTCCTCCATGATGTGCAGCTCGAGGGCCGCAAGCGCCTTTCTGCCCGGGATTTCATAAACGGCGCCCGCGCCCTGACAGGCGAAATTCTTGGTTTCTGA
- the rsmB gene encoding 16S rRNA (cytosine(967)-C(5))-methyltransferase RsmB, which yields MRSALAQVSPARKTTFEILVQVDAGQAFASDLLQGRHVSALSERDRGLATEIVMGVLRWRGEIDHRLQMLSGRGPQSLDREVAAALRMGIYQIAFLVKVPKSAAVNESVELTKLSRKSSAAGLVNAVLRKCEPERLLQNSSAAQLGNPEFLMIVRRSVPAWLLERWEANFGVDAANRLAWAATQVPPTTLRICSCTPAPNEVIRKLEEKGSVVRRSEYASKALIVQAGEANVSRLSEDLGLAIQDEASQLVPELLQARPADSVLDLCAAPGMKTSLLADDVANRLLVACDASTRRLQTMQKLLPRLTANAAAVRVVRLDATRPLPFQQTFDRILVDAPCSGTGTLARNPEIKWRLAIEDLGRLAEIQRRILSIALSALAPGGRLVYATCSLEPEENEKVVESVLTAVANCRLLSRAELAESLPRIAPLIDARGYFRTRPDLDGMDGFFAAVITR from the coding sequence CTGAGGTCAGCCTTGGCGCAAGTCTCGCCCGCCCGCAAAACCACTTTTGAAATTCTCGTTCAGGTTGATGCAGGGCAGGCTTTTGCTTCGGACCTGCTCCAGGGCCGGCATGTTTCAGCGCTCAGCGAAAGGGACCGTGGGCTTGCCACAGAAATCGTGATGGGCGTTCTCAGGTGGCGGGGTGAAATTGATCATCGCCTGCAGATGCTCTCTGGCCGGGGCCCTCAGTCGCTCGATCGCGAAGTTGCTGCAGCTTTGCGGATGGGCATTTACCAGATTGCCTTCCTCGTAAAGGTTCCCAAATCTGCCGCGGTGAATGAGTCGGTGGAACTCACTAAGCTCTCGCGCAAAAGTTCTGCCGCCGGACTGGTGAACGCAGTCCTGCGCAAGTGCGAGCCGGAAAGATTGCTGCAAAACTCCAGCGCGGCTCAACTGGGCAACCCGGAATTTCTGATGATCGTGCGGCGATCGGTCCCAGCGTGGCTGCTCGAGCGATGGGAAGCAAACTTTGGGGTGGATGCGGCAAACCGGCTGGCCTGGGCTGCCACTCAGGTTCCTCCAACCACGCTGCGAATCTGTTCCTGCACGCCGGCGCCGAATGAAGTGATCAGGAAGCTTGAAGAGAAGGGAAGCGTTGTTCGGCGCAGCGAATACGCCTCGAAGGCTTTGATTGTCCAGGCGGGCGAGGCAAATGTTTCCCGGCTTTCCGAAGACCTGGGCCTGGCCATACAGGATGAAGCCTCGCAACTGGTTCCTGAGTTGCTTCAGGCACGCCCGGCGGACAGTGTGCTCGATCTTTGCGCGGCACCGGGCATGAAGACCAGCCTCCTGGCAGACGATGTTGCCAACAGATTGCTGGTGGCCTGCGACGCGAGCACCCGGCGTCTCCAAACCATGCAGAAGCTTTTGCCGCGGCTCACGGCCAACGCTGCAGCGGTCCGTGTTGTGCGCCTTGATGCAACGCGGCCGCTCCCGTTCCAGCAAACCTTCGACCGCATCCTGGTGGACGCGCCATGCTCGGGCACCGGGACGCTGGCGCGCAATCCGGAAATCAAATGGCGGCTTGCAATCGAAGACCTTGGGCGGCTGGCGGAAATTCAAAGGAGGATCCTTTCAATCGCGCTTTCGGCCCTCGCGCCCGGAGGCCGCCTGGTCTATGCGACGTGCTCGCTGGAGCCGGAAGAGAACGAGAAGGTTGTGGAGAGCGTGCTCACCGCAGTTGCGAACTGCCGGTTGCTCAGCCGCGCAGAACTTGCAGAGAGCCTGCCCAGGATCGCTCCCTTGATCGACGCGCGCGGTTACTTCCGTACACGGCCTGACCTCGATGGCATGGATGGGTTCTTCGCAGCGGTTATTACTCGATAA
- a CDS encoding type 1 glutamine amidotransferase, which translates to MDLKGKRIAVLVADQYQELEVWYPLLRFREDGAETVAVGAEAGKTYDSKKGYPVVADISVRDVKAADFDAVVIPGGWAPDFLRQDERMVALVRDMHKAGKVVAAICHGGWLLCSAGIVEGRKATCFTAIKDDMIHAGARYVDEEVAVDGNLITSRKPADLPAFCRQIATALSGQAVAQHAGKV; encoded by the coding sequence ATGGACCTGAAAGGCAAAAGGATTGCAGTCCTGGTCGCGGACCAATATCAGGAACTGGAGGTCTGGTACCCGCTGCTGCGTTTTCGTGAAGACGGCGCCGAGACGGTTGCGGTGGGCGCTGAGGCGGGGAAGACATACGACAGCAAGAAGGGCTACCCGGTGGTTGCGGACATATCCGTCAGGGACGTGAAAGCTGCGGATTTTGACGCTGTGGTCATACCGGGCGGCTGGGCACCGGATTTTCTGCGGCAGGATGAGCGCATGGTGGCGCTGGTGCGTGATATGCACAAAGCGGGCAAGGTGGTGGCTGCTATATGCCATGGCGGCTGGCTGCTCTGTTCCGCCGGAATCGTGGAAGGGCGAAAAGCCACTTGCTTCACGGCCATCAAGGATGACATGATTCACGCGGGCGCGCGGTACGTGGATGAGGAAGTGGCCGTTGACGGCAACCTGATCACATCGCGCAAGCCCGCTGACCTTCCGGCTTTCTGCCGGCAGATTGCGACGGCCCTTAGCGGCCAGGCGGTTGCGCAGCATGCGGGCAAGGTCTGA